In Amphiura filiformis chromosome 1, Afil_fr2py, whole genome shotgun sequence, the following are encoded in one genomic region:
- the LOC140169367 gene encoding pancreatic lipase-related protein 2-like: MEAHATNPHDEDGILSIGTGTDAYEYCDGIPCVCFPDLGCFPNRPECGEDGTSLLPQSPDKIETKFLLFTSAGQTSGVEIPYTVTRDALLGAGYDPYLETKFVIHGFINSADSVGIWDIKNALLSKGNYNVIMVDWAAGADLGLVDIIKFWTIYRQASQNTRIVAKQLQLLLEQMHSEVNLQYNDVHLIGHSLGAQTAGLASGHLSGKIGRISGLDPAKPNFEEKDRVCRLDETDATFVDVVHTDIEKFGTNEKSGDIDFWPNGGLSQPGCFLIGCSHGRSMEYFALSIDGACHYTSTHASQLCDNSLCSECPMMGIRADKSSARGDFCLTTTDTKPYC; encoded by the exons GCATCGGCACAGGTACAGATGCATACGAATACTGCGATG GCATTCCGTGCGTGTGTTTCCCTGACCTAGGGTGTTTTCCCAATCGTCCAGAATGCGGAGAAGATGGGACCAGTCTTTTACCACAGTCACCCGACAAAATCGAAACCAAATTCCTGCTTTTTACATCTGCCGGTCAAACCTCGGGTGTAGAAATACCATATACCGTGACTAGAGATGCCTTACTTGGCGCAGGGTATGATCCCTACCTGGAGACCAAGTTTGTTATACATGGGTTCATTAATTCAGCAGATAGTGTTGGGATTTGGGATATTAagaatgcccttttaagtaag ggCAACTATAACGTAATAATGGTGGACTGGGCAGCTGGAGCCGACCTTGGGTTAGTAGACATCATTAAATTTTGGACAATCTATCGTCAAGCAAGTCAAAATACTCGAATAGTTGCCAAACAGTTGCAGCTATTACTAGAGCAAATGCACAGCGAAGTTAATTTACAGTACAATGATGTCCATTTGATTGGCCATAGCCTGGGAGCACAGACAGCTGGTCTCGCCTCTGGGCATTTGTCCGGAAAAATAGGCCGCATATCAG GATTGGATCCAGCCAAGCCGAACTTCGAAGAAAAAGACAGGGTGTGTCGCTTGGACGAAACCGATGCCACATTTGTTGATGTTGTTCACACTGATATTGAGAAATTCGGAACAAATGAAAAG tcTGGCGACATCGATTTCTGGCCTAATGGTGGTCTTAGCCAACCGGGATGTTTTCTAATCGGATGCAGCCATGGACGATCGATGGAATACTTTGCTCTGAGTATAGATGGCGCATGTCACTATACCTCTACACATGCATCTCAGCTATGCGACAACTCGCTGTGTTCTGAGTGTCCTATGATGGGCATCAGGGCAGATAAAAGTTCTGCGAGAGGTGACTTTTGTTTGACTACGACCGACACTAAGCCATATTGTTAA
- the LOC140169374 gene encoding uncharacterized protein: MAYFQLMLSLFLSYYSINVIEIRAQYIPYDVMTGAVSSAEVSISWKCNDPTRSNEYSISYTLTDKDQCNAVDGVRGEQQTVWDHSNCAYDASNIASCWVVVYELTPYSTYTYYVKSRLQGSTYQSTANNFRTDEAAPSDFPNWIQNLIEQNTATSLAFSFNYILCGSRRGNTSYESEVKNLNTNEVILTASYQYKKENDRVVVTITGLQCGTLYTFRVRGSNRNGELDGPYSSPFMGETSSCASIDTIPPVLSCPTNQQATAPQGASAAVVFYPPATATDNSGGFVQLTYGNPSGTIFNLGQTVVTVTGRDPSGNIGQCTFTVTVSSSDINECASSPCVNGGCQDGINQYMCQCNVGWSGTNCDININECDSNPCVNGVCYDGTNEYLCQCNTGWTGSYCDININDCASNPCVNGGCQDEINQYICQCNIGWSGTNCDINVINDCASNPCVNGMCQDEINQYTCQCNVGWSGTNCDIDVINDCASNPCVNGMCQDEINQYTCQCNVGWSGTNCDIDVINDCASNPCVNGMCQDRINQYTCQCNVGWSGTNCDIDTISECASNPCVNGMCQDGINQYICLCDAGWIGNNCDTIYFAGITIESVLATSITFSWSEDACPDPCPDGITGYSYRLLQTGTGAELNGGATNANERMVTITGLTPCTEYSFSVAGISGGNTGEYSNATIVTTAEEGPWNEPACTQRYGVIINYSYTFLETGSPIFIVEDAITLNNTVTFRDLEVQTDYTLFISAMTKAGFGPQGILNSQTLGNGKQPTNIALIAGSGGAGVIIIVFIIVAVVCLKHRSKKSRERPNDHKYEENIHPSRSIEMSRNLGYQQDTDQSVSSGGYAIPDSDRAQFRYYEEAKPPGFAVSGEAQANVEEYAYAHPELNENIWVGKKHPYQNVKV, encoded by the exons ATGGCGTATTTCCAATTGATGTTGTCGCTATTTCTCTCTTATTATAGCATAAACGTCATTGAAATCAGAG CACAGTATATTCCATATGATGTTATGACGGGCGCAGTCTCATCTGCTGAAGTTTCAATTTCATGGAAATGTAACGATCCTACAAGAAGTAACGAATATTCAATTTCGTACACACTGACTGATAAAGATCAGTGTAATGCCGTAGACGGTGTACGCGGGGAACAACAAACAGTTTGGGATCATTCGAACTGTGCATATGATGCCAGCAATATTGCATCATGCTGGGTGGTAGTGTATGAACTTACACCATACTCCACATACACGTATTACGTCAAATCAAGGTTACAAGGCAGCACTTATCAAAGCACGGCCAACAATTTTCGAACTGATGAAGCTG CTCCAAGTGATTTTCCTAATTGGATACAGAATTTAATAGAGCAGAATACAGCAACAAGTCTGGCATTTTCCTTCAATTATATACTGTGTGGAAGCCGACGAGGAAATACCAGTTATGAGTCAGAAGTAAAGAACTTGAATACCAACGAAGTAATTCTTACTGCAAGTTATCAATACAAGAAAGAAAATGACCGTGTTGTAGTCACTATCACTGGCTTGCAATGTGGTACATTGTATACCTTTAGAGTTAGGGGATCTAATAGGAATGGAGAGTTGGATGGACCCTATTCATCACCCTTCATGGGGGAAACATCCTCATGTG CGTCCATTGATACAATTCCACCAGTCCTGAGTTGCCCAACAAACCAACAAGCCACAGCCCCACAAGGAGCAAGTGCTGCTGTTGTATTTTACCCGCCAGCAACTGCAACTGATAACAGCGGTGGATTTGTTCAACTTACTTACGGAAACCCATCGGGAACAATCTTTAACCTTGGGCAAACCGTAGTTACTGTAACCGGTAGAGACCCAAGTGGCAATATTGGACAGTGTACATTCACAGTTACAGTTTCATCATCAG ATATCAATGAATGTGCCAGCAGTCCTTGTGTTAATGGCGGGTGTCAAGACGGAATAAACCAGTACATGTGTCAGTGTAATGTTGGCTGGTCTGGAACTAACTGCGATATCA ACATCAATGAGTGTGATAGTAATCCGTGTGTTAACGGCGTGTGTTACGACGGAACAAACGAGTACTTGTGTCAGTGTAATACTGGATGGACTGGATCTTATTGCGATATCA ATATCAATGACTGTGCCAGCAATCCTTGTGTTAATGGCGGGTGTCAAGACGAAATAAACCAGTACATATGTCAGTGTAATATTGGCTGGTCTGGAACTAATTGCGACATCA ATGTCATCAATGACTGTGCCAGCAATCCGTGTGTTAATGGTATGTGTCAAGACGAAATAAACCAGTACACATGTCAGTGTAATGTTGGGTGGTCTGGAACTAATTGCGATATCG ATGTCATCAATGACTGTGCCAGCAATCCGTGTGTTAATGGCATGTGTCAAGACGAAATAAACCAGTACACATGTCAGTGTAATGTTGGGTGGTCTGGAACTAATTGCGATATCG ATGTCATCAATGATTGTGCCAGCAATCCGTGTGTTAATGGCATGTGTCAAGACAGAATAAACCAGTACACATGTCAGTGTAATGTTGGGTGGTCTGGAACTAATTGCGATATCG ATACTATCAGTGAATGTGCTAGCAATCCTTGTGTTAATGGCATGTGTCAAGACGGAATAAACCAGTACATTTGTCTTTGTGATGCTGGATGGATTGGAAATAACTGTGATACCA TCTACTTTGCTGGTATAACCATAGAAAGTGTTCTTGCCACAAGCATAACATTCTCCTGGTCTGAGGATGCGTGTCCTGACCCATGTCCTGATGGCATCACCGGCTACTCATACAGACTGCTACAAACTGGAACAGGGGCAGAGCTTAATGGTGGTGCTACAAATGCCAATGAGAGGATGGTGACCATCACAGGGTTGACTCCTTGTACTGAGTATTCATTTAGTGTGGCGGGTATAAGTGGGGGTAATACAGGAGAATACAGCAACGCAACGATTGTTACAACTGCGGAAGAAG GACCTTGGAATGAGCCAGCATGTACTCAAAGATATGGCGTCATCATCAATTACTCTTACACGTTTTTGGAAACAGGAAGCCCAATCTTCATTGTTGAAGATGCCATTACGTTAAATAATACCGTAACTTTTCGAGATCTAGAGGTACAGACTGATTATACATTGTTTATATCAGCAATGACTAAAGCCGGTTTTGGACCACAGGGGATTCTCAACAGTCAAACACTCGGAAATG gGAAACAGCCAACCAATATAGCACTGATTGCCGGTTCTGGAGGAGCTGGTGTGATCATCATTGTCTTTATAATTGTCGCTGTCGTCTGTTTAAAACACCG ATCTAAGAAATCTAGAGAAAGACCCAATGATCataaatatgaagaaaatatCCACCCATCTAGATCAATTGAGATGTCCAGGAACCTCGGATACCAGCAAGACACGGATCAAAGTGTCTCTAGTGGCGGATATGCCATTCCTGACTCAGATAGAGCGCAATTTAGATATTATGAAGAAGCGAAACCACCCGGGTTTGCAGTGAGTGGTGAAGCACAAGCGAATGTTGAAGAGTATGCTTATGCGCATCCCGAACTTAATGAGAATATTTGGGTTGGCAAAAAACATCCTTATCAAAATGTTAAAGTGTAG